In the Platichthys flesus chromosome 14, fPlaFle2.1, whole genome shotgun sequence genome, TGGCCTTAAAAAATCTTAAATTGACCTTAAACTTGCAGACTCCCTGTTGCAGTACCACTTTTTGAGCAGACGAGGGTGGTACAGCTCTTTGTAAGATTTAGACATAAACTAAAgaattgtatagcccatattcccTTATCACAATTTGACTCATAGGGGTTAACAAGGTACAACATCCTCCGTCCTTAATGctcaacaagagtaagaaaaaactaccaaaacaaaaccctattaacagTGGGGAATAGAGACCTCATGTGAGGGAtgcctctcccaggatggacagaagtgcaatagtaGCTGCATGTAACTTGCAAGGTCTTATATTATTTTACTCATTCtctcattcattattttttactcATGGTTCAGCTAGTGCAAATGACAGATAAATATGCTTGGCGATGGAAACTCGactattaaatatttgattggTCTGTCAAGTCAGGCAGGACGACTCGACCTTGGACAGCCTCATCATTAAAGCCAGTTTCCTGCAAACTGTCTTCCCACTGCtgccacacacccacacgcacacacacaaacatacaaacatgttCCAGCTGAGAGTAAGACAGTCAGTACCTCCCCCACCTCACCCTCATTTACCAGCATTACAGATCCTCTGTGGCTTTCATGTCTTTCAGCTTCTATGGTTTTAAGCATGTAACTAATGATGTACGTGCCTCTCCGTTAATGCCAGTATGCCTTTGAACTGGTGTTGGCAGAGCAGGCGGTGAATCATATTGGTGATGAGAGACAGGGCCGTTCGAGCACACATAGTAAGAGAAAGATGAGACTGTTGTGAATGCATCATAGAGATAAGTTGTGTGTCCTTGAAGTAACTTGCGGCAGCTAGGTTGTCATACGGCACTGTCACCAGCGCTGTGTTCATCCGTCATTCAGAAGCACAAGACTCAATGGGTAATTATAGAAGCACGAAACGAATGATGGTGGATTGTTCACcagatttaatgtatttttcaccATGAAAAAATGCAGCTCTATGCTGTGAGACATTATTCTTTCATGTCGATCTTTGTTGCTTTTGTGAAACGTCTGTATagataattttatttaatacgTTTTCTCCAATTTTCTTTGTAGATCTCAGTAATGGGTGAATCTTtgtgcagtgtgtttttgtccctgGGATTGTCAGTGGGCTCTAACTTGCAGCATTAGACAGTGCATTGTCAGTTTGGTAGACAAACTTTGCAGAATACTCCAATAACATCATTAATCCTCCATGAATaaaaccccccacacacacaatatagtTGAAGCCAGATAAAGCCTCCAGTCCACTCACTGCATCCAAACCTTATACTTAATTCATTACTATCCTCCATTCCAGGGGTCCAAAGGGAGTTTGGACGTTAGAGGAAAAGGGTGAGTCACCTCGCTTTGACATCACGTTTGAAGACGCCCGGCCCAGCTTGACTCACATGGCGCTCGTGGGCCTGCAGAGGGCCGGTTACCTCAAGTATCTCATCAGCCAGAATGTGGATGGACTGCACGTCCGCTCAGGCTTCCCCAGGTATCTCCACTCTGCCTCCTGTCCTGCAGCATGATATACTCACTTCACTTACCCTAAACCACTAGCATTCAAACCAGTATGAATGTTTATAAACAAACTTGGGGttggagaaactccagagaaagtgcaAGAGTCCTCTCTCCTGTATGCCGAGGGAGGAGCTGTTACCTGCActaacaaagacacacaaattaaaatgttggaGTGAACTGATTGTTCCCAAGTGTGGTTAGACTTTGGTAGAGTGGATGCTCGTTGCCACAAATGTAATAAGTAATTTACATGTGAGGACGGAAACATGAGCAATGTGTCCAAACCAGGACTGTATATAATGatgatattaaaaaataatcctAGATGTAATGTTCTACTTCAAAGTAAAGCATGATAGAGATCTGCATTTTTCAGAACAATGTAGCCACggcacatttacatttagccAAACACATGTTCAAAATGGATCTGTAGTGATGCTTTGATTGTGCTCGAGAGTTGAAATTATGAATTATGCatcatattgtattttttatattttaaggtAACATGTGTAATTCTTCAAATGCTTTGAATTTATGAACTCacccataaattattctctttcATAAAAAGATCAGAACAGAGTGTGAAGGTGCTGGATCAATAAGCAGTATTGATTAGAGTAGTAgtattgttaaaatattaatgacAACCTTCCCCACTTCTGTTTTCTAAAATTTTCCAAACCAAAGTATGCAGCATACGTAAGATGTGTGAGATCTCACATTGTTTTTTACATGTGTGGTTTGACTCATTGTTTCGATgttaagctgctgctgcttcgtGATAACAAATCCAACAGCGCCAGACATGAAGCGCTCTTCAAACGCTGCTCAAATAATTCTCAGTGCAAGGGAAATAATCATTTAGACCCACACTTCCCTTGAAGCCATCTtggctctgcctctctcctccattaGTCAGTCAGCAAAGTGGAAGCTCACTGAGGAAAATCGTAGACTTCAGACTAACAGGTGAAGTAAACTGGTTGACACTTCTACTTGCAGATGCCAGAACTCAGAAGGACATTAAGTAGAAGTACTCAGAATATTTACATCACAGGTTTCTTTGTAAAGAAGCACTGAGAAAATGCTGGGCTTAAGAGGCCTGTTATAACCATTAACTTTAGTAATGATCTAAATCAGTGTCATCTTCTCACTCTTTCTTGCCTTTGTGTAATTttttccctctcactctcttagGGATTTGTTATCAGAGCTTCATGGAAACATGTTTGTGGAGGATTGTGAGAAGTGCGGCCGGTACGTATGCACACatacgcacgcaaacacacacacacacacatgctccaaTCACCAACATTTAgcatctaaataaataaagcaaataaaacaaataacaaaccaCACTCAATGGCAACTCTGAAATTGAAAACATCTCATCAATTAGAGAAATTTGAGGAGACAGGCCAGACTTATTAAAGATTGCAGGAAGCCTAGAAGAGAACAGGTAATGACTTGTGCAGGAGAGCATTCTGAACTCACAGTTGTTGAACTCTGACGCAGAtgtactgcagcagcagaagagaaaccCTTTCATACCTGTAGAATAAGgagaagaaaactgaaataattcCTGGAGCCGGTGAGCGGCCGTGACACGTTTTCTAGTAAACTGCGGTTTCTCTGGTTAAACAGTGTTGTTTTCGGCTCTCCTCTCTCAGGCAGTATGTCAGAGAGAAAGTGATCGGTGTGATGGGCTTGAAGCCGACAGGACGTTACTGTGACGTGGTGCGCTCCAGAGGACTCAGAGCCTGCAGGTAGAGCAAACGCACTTGGATCATTTGGAAATGATGCTTTACCATTTGTGATTTACTAACCGTGTGTTTATTTACTACAACAGAGGGAAGCTAATCAGCACCATACTGGACTGGGAGGATGCTCTTCCTGACGTAGACCTGAACAAAGCAGAAAATGCCAGCAAGTGAGACAGATACCtttgctgcagtttgtgctCAATTGTTTCCCTTTTACATTTTATAACTGGCTCTTTTGTTTTCGATTTAGCGTCTGCCTTGATAAActataaacaaacattttggaaaTTATCCTGACTTCCTTTCCTTAGTGCTTTGCTTTTTTTAACTTCCTGACCAGCAGGACAGTctgctttatttttcctttttgcctCTTGAGTATAATTACTGTCTAACTGTAGTCACTACTCTAGTCACTACATCTCCTGAGATATCAACTGTGAGATATCAACTGTTggtaaaacagcttttaaatggAATGAGATGCAATTTATCCATAAACTCTAGTTTCACATTCCCTTTTGCAATATGTTATATTTGTTCTTAGATGTTTTCGTGGTTATTGTATGTGTTTCAATTAAGTCCTTAttatgttgcttttatttatttactctaTTGGGTTTTATTAGCTGATCGTGAATGTCACCACATGTCTTTTGAAAAGGAGATCAGAAATCTCAATGAGACTTATTAagagataaaataaatgattaaatataaaaaacattgtaCAAACAACTATATTGAATGTCTGAATAGTTTGGTCATTGGTTTTATTGTTAGTTTATGTATTTCTTCAGTGTTTAAAGAGTTAATTCTGAACCATTTATGTGTGACGTGTTTCTCTCCTGTTGCCTCGCAGACGAGCAGACCTGGCACTGACCCTCGGCACGTCTCTGCAGATCAAACCCAGTGGAGACCTTCCGCTCCTAACCAAACGCAAAGGAGGGAAAATGGTCATTGTCAACCTGCAGCCTACGAAGCATGTGAGTCTCAATCATATGACACAACCTTACATACATATTTACGTACGGAAGCATCCAATGGCAATCACTTATTGTACGATAGAGTGCAAGGCCCATATTAAACAATCCCAAATCTGATATTACAAGTATACCgtcataatattaaaaaaaaattaggaAACCCAAGCTTGCCAGGGTTTCAGTCGTGCTGGTTTCAAAATCTTATACCAATCTCAGTGTTTCAAGAGAGAGAAACCTCTTTGGATATCAACACAGATGGAACCAACGTTAAATCAGAGTCAAACACAACCCGACATTATCTCCTCCACAGGCAGGTTCTTTCTCCAAAATAGACACTTTTTATCAAACATCCTCTCAGACTCCTGATACTCCTGAGaatgtggtgctgatgtgacaaaatatgaattatctCATTATTTACAAAACCTACACCAATGTATTTCCTGCTCAACATGCCTAATTTTAATGCAGGTGAGAGTCTAATCTCCTGATGTTCCCCCTCTGATATGATCTAAATTAACAACTTCCTTCttgcaatatatttttttttctttctcgtAATATTGGGACTTTATTCTCAAATTCCTATTTTGACCCCTTTCTTATAGGACAAGCATGCGCACATTCGTATCAACGGTTACGTGGACGAGGTCATGAAACAGGTGATGGAGCTGCTTGGATTGGACATCCCAAAGTGGGAAGGGCCGACCGTCTGCGAAAGCTCTACAGGCGCCTCCGAGGCCGCCCAAGATGTCAAACCACAGCGAGCTCTCCCTGCAAAAGGGAAGGGGAAAAAGAACCTTGTTAAGgatgaaaggaagagagaagcaGCACAGCTAACAGACAATGGGAGCGTGAAGGATGAGAGGCCTtcagtaaagagagagagagaagactcCCCAGTGGtgaaaaatgaagagaaatagCCTcaggtattttttttctttcaactgCGTCTCAACACAAACCCATCGAGAAAAAGAGTTTGCATGTGAGGCTGCTCGGTTTCACAGATAATGGAGGTTCTACTCATCTAACCCCCCTCTTGGATTTGTCAATCCTAGATTTTGTACACATTCGGTCACAGTCATAATGAACAGCAGAGAGAAGTTAGTCTCTGTAAAAAAGATTCTACATGAGAATATGTAGAATGTGGAGGCGAGGGACAAGATTTTGGGGCTGGAAGCCTTGGGGGTTTCCTCATtttagtttgaccaatcatgtTGGAGCAGGCTTTGGCAGCACACAGGTAAACAGTCTGGGTGGAGAACAACAGAGGTGAAACACATTGACCACATTGAAGACTGTTCATAGAGACTAGCCAAAATGTCGCCTGGACCCGAAACACCTACAAAAAGTAGAATGTGAAGAATAGTTTGACTCGTGTGATAAAAGAAGAACAGAAGACGGTGTCCTGGCCTGGATTGTCCACTGTCTACACCAGTAGGCCCAGAAACACTGGCCGTACCTCCTGCTACTTTAAGAACACGAATGATGTACCTTTAGTTTAGGACAATGAAATGAGAACTAGAACACAGTGATAAGTGAAGCTTTGATCGAGGTATGTAAAATACACCCTGTTAAAAGCTTTTCCGATGGGCTTCTGCTGATTAGCTGTAAATGGACCATGATCCCATGTTGTGTTTGATTGTAGGACAGTGTTTTTATCTCAGGAAAAAGCCTTGTACTTTGTCTcccattttacagtttttttatatatatatataggtaaTGGCATTAAAGATAATAATTACCTGTGTTCTGTGCTGTGTTATATATGTGCTGTGTAAGTGCTCTCAGCCAGCAGTGGCCTAGTTGCAAAGGCCAACCTGTTTTTCAAAGGAAATTGAGAAAAGCATGTATGAGTCTTAATCTGCCACGTCCCTTCCTCTCCATCACTGAGGACAGAATCTATAAGCTGCTTAAAAGATTCATCACCCATCACTGCATAGTGATTGAAGGTGGCAATCGAACCTGCTGTCTGTGAAGAAGACATGTTGTCAatgggaagaggagaaaagaggctCCACCTTGTAAATACAGatttcaggaaaaaaacaaaaccctgcaCTTTAATTTCGcccttgtttccttttctttcgtAAATAAGATCATTCATTCCTCAATGCCACGGCTGCACATTGAGACACAGGTGTTTGTTAGTGCAGGTCATTACTGTACAGATCACTTCGCTGCATGACCGATGTTGAATACGCTTCGGCCTATTAAGGCACTTTGTCTTCCTCGACATGCGGTATGAGCAACAGATGGAACAGTCGGACAATGCAACAGCTGTAACTCCCACACGCGCTATGTCAATCTTCCTGCTCTGTGAATGGTCCTCATTACGGCTCTGGAGACGACACCGCTTAGTGTTCGAGGGCAGAAAtgttgtgcgtgtgtatttgcatattgAGTGGGGGAGTGAGATCTCATCACAAGTGGTCACTCCACACACGGAGAGGTGCATTCTAATGCCATGTGTGAACTGACGTACTCTGATGTTACTACCAGGTCTCCATCAGACCTTATACTTGTTAGATCTACTTTTTTAGACCTGAAGAGGAAAATAGAAATTAGAgaaatttaatatttgttttttattgttatatctgaaatgtattctgtaatggTAAATTTactaaaaacacagtttctcaGGTCCAACAGAGCACAGTGGAGATCAGAGCCATGTTCTCGTTGGCTCTTGTGAGTTTCAGTCAGAATAGTGAGGAATGGTTTCTGAAAAGTTCTCAGGTCATATAGTTGCAGACTATCTACTGCTACAACGGCACTAACTGACAGAAAGGCCACGAGGAGGCAGTCAGCAGCTGCACGGCTTGAGTGGGCACACAGGGACCAGACGACTGTTGATATTCTGACGAAGACCGAATCAAGTCTGAAGGAGAGCTTGTTAATTAAGTAACACCCACTGCTGTGGAGCGCTGTGGCACGTTTAAGGAACATATTAAGAACAATGAACGGAGCCAAAAGGTCAGACTAACCTGTAAATCAGCGTTAATGGCTTCTTAAACTGAAGAGTTTAGGCTTCTAAAGCATGTGGCACCAGACCGTTGAAAGAAAATCATTAACGAGCCAAATTTGCGAGCCATTAGAGACGGTTTTGAGTGGATTTTCTTGACACAGGCCTTCAGGTGTTGACACAACACCTGAAGGTTTGAGTGTccagaaaggagagaaaagagggataAGTAGCTGTAATTTACCTATAAATTGGAAGTAAAATTTTTCAAAAGCGCTCTAAATTGAGTGGTAACACTGATTTCATCATGAGCTCGCTCTTTGACACAGGCTGATAATGGTTTGGTTTTTTTCAATTAGCAGGCGTCGTGAACCTGCTTCTCCACGTGCGGGAGCAATTTTCCGGGCAGTCACTTCCACTCGTTGCTCTTCTTGAAGGAGGAACACAGGATTATCAATGTCCTTTTAAGACACTTGCATCTTAATTGTAACGTGACTAAGTCGTGCCGCTACATCAGTGCTAACAGCTGCATCAAGATTCATCACCACTGTTCCCGACAGAAATGATACTCCAGAGGCGGACTGAAATATGGACCGGAAGAATTAAGGATCGAACTAAGGATCGAACCACCGGCCTTCTGATTAGTGAACGGCCGTGCTACCTCCCAAGCACA is a window encoding:
- the sirt6 gene encoding NAD-dependent protein deacetylase sirtuin-6, whose amino-acid sequence is MSVNYAAGLSPYADKGVCGLPETFDSAEEAKVKVETLAQLIKESQFLVVHSGAGISTSAGIPDFRGPKGVWTLEEKGESPRFDITFEDARPSLTHMALVGLQRAGYLKYLISQNVDGLHVRSGFPRDLLSELHGNMFVEDCEKCGRQYVREKVIGVMGLKPTGRYCDVVRSRGLRACRGKLISTILDWEDALPDVDLNKAENASKRADLALTLGTSLQIKPSGDLPLLTKRKGGKMVIVNLQPTKHDKHAHIRINGYVDEVMKQVMELLGLDIPKWEGPTVCESSTGASEAAQDVKPQRALPAKGKGKKNLVKDERKREAAQLTDNGSVKDERPSVKREREDSPVVKNEEK